TCGCCGAGGGCACCGCCTATGCATTCCAGTCGCTGGTGCTAGCCGTAATCTTCGTCTACATCATCCTGGCTTCTCAGTTCGGCTCCTTCATCCAGCCAATCGCCATCATTATGACATTGCCGCTATCCTTGATAGGCGTCCTGCTTGGCCTTCTGTTTACGGGCTCGACGCTCAACATGTTCTCGATGATCGGCTTCATCATGCTGATGGGGTTGGTGACCAAGAACGCGATCCTTCTCGTCGACTACTCCAATCTGGGCGTTCGGGAAGGCAAGAGTCTGCGTCAGAGCCTTGCTGATGCCGGAGCGGTAAGGCTCCGGCCGATCGTAATGACAACCCTCGCCATGATTTTCGGTATGCTCCCGACCGCCTTGGGCTTGGGCGAAGGCGGCGCGCAGCGGGCCCCGATGGCCCATGCGGTCATCGGCGGGTTGATATCCTCGACCCTCCTCAGTTTGGTCTTTGTGCCTGTCATACTAACTTACCTCGACGACATGGCCCGGCGCCTCAAACGCTGGCTGGCTCATCCTACAGAGACGAATGCCGCGGCTCAGCACATCGACTTCGATAAGCATAAAAGTCCTATCAGCGGTGTCGCAAGCGATCTTACTGCGACGACACGGATGGGACGTCAGTTCGAGACAGAAAGTAAGTGAGGTCGCATGCATGAAATTTCTCTCGCAGACGGGCCGAGGCTTGTTGGCCAGGAACTCGGCACATCCAAATGGATCACCGTCGATCAAACGATGATCAACCTCTTCGCCGATGCGACCCAGGACCATCAATTCATCCACGTGGACCCGGAGCGCGCAGCGGCCGAAAGCCCGTTCGGCGGCACTGTCGCACATGGATTCCTGACACTTTCGCTTGTGTCGGTGATGAACTTCAGCGGTATGCCGAAAATCCGCGAACAGACCATGGGCCTCAATTTTGGCTCCGACCGCGTCCGCTTCATGTCGCCGGTCAAGACCGGCAGCCGTGTGCGTGGTCGCTTCGTGCTGTCGGATTGCCGCTTTCGCGGCGCCAACATGCTGGTTACCACCTACGAAGTGACGGTCGAGATCGAGAACGAGAATAAGCCTGCACTCACTGCCAATTGGATCGCTATTGTTCAGTTCGATCCCAAGGACCGGCCCACAGGCGTTTGACATCGCCCGTAGCTTAGTACCCCTCCGG
The DNA window shown above is from Rhizobium favelukesii and carries:
- a CDS encoding MaoC family dehydratase codes for the protein MHEISLADGPRLVGQELGTSKWITVDQTMINLFADATQDHQFIHVDPERAAAESPFGGTVAHGFLTLSLVSVMNFSGMPKIREQTMGLNFGSDRVRFMSPVKTGSRVRGRFVLSDCRFRGANMLVTTYEVTVEIENENKPALTANWIAIVQFDPKDRPTGV